A window of the Geothermobacter hydrogeniphilus genome harbors these coding sequences:
- a CDS encoding CGGC domain-containing protein: MKIAIIVHKTTLDKCTGKGCLGAFFQREDAFAPYGPEARLVAFTHDGGALDKKIERLKQLGVEVVHLSSCVRSRNPAYEALARKLSENFAVVGYTHGSRQGRTRAAICLPARKHCE, from the coding sequence ATGAAAATCGCCATCATTGTCCACAAGACAACCCTCGACAAATGCACCGGCAAGGGCTGCCTCGGCGCCTTTTTCCAACGAGAAGACGCCTTTGCCCCCTACGGACCGGAGGCCCGGCTGGTCGCCTTCACGCATGACGGGGGGGCACTGGACAAAAAGATCGAGCGGCTGAAACAGCTCGGAGTCGAGGTGGTACACCTGTCCAGTTGCGTGCGGAGCAGGAACCCCGCCTATGAGGCGCTGGCCCGGAAGCTGTCAGAGAATTTCGCGGTGGTCGGCTACACGCATGGCTCCCGCCAGGGACGAACCAGGGCGGCAATATGCCTGCCGGCACGAAAACACTGCGAGTGA
- a CDS encoding ABC transporter substrate-binding protein, protein MSKLLLVLLLFCFSTEAVAARRIVLLAPAAGDILLKLGVADQVVGVTRNLKGFPRARQVGSHIHPNLEIIRSLAPDLLIISSNRFFSEQMAAAIDAPVFTYHPRTLDEILQQIGELAATLDKPTAGKRLIARQRQKLTDLRPLTTTPKVIFEITAMPLIVAGSGHIVADIVNRAGGVLLAPSQRKLVRFNPESVLARQPDVYIYQVGPMNKNPLPPAERGPLKRLDARFLRVDELLFSRANTHSFDNVLKLNRYFREASNG, encoded by the coding sequence ATGTCCAAGTTGCTACTGGTACTGCTGCTTTTCTGTTTCAGCACTGAAGCTGTCGCCGCCAGGCGTATCGTCCTGCTGGCCCCGGCCGCCGGCGACATTCTGCTCAAACTGGGCGTGGCGGACCAGGTGGTCGGAGTGACCCGGAACCTCAAAGGATTCCCCCGCGCCCGCCAGGTCGGCTCACACATTCATCCCAACCTGGAGATTATCCGTTCACTCGCCCCTGACCTGTTGATTATCTCCTCCAATCGGTTTTTCTCAGAGCAGATGGCAGCCGCGATCGACGCACCGGTTTTCACCTATCACCCCCGCACCCTCGATGAAATCCTGCAGCAGATCGGCGAACTGGCGGCGACGCTGGACAAACCAACCGCCGGCAAACGATTGATTGCCCGCCAGCGGCAGAAACTGACCGATCTCAGACCGCTCACCACCACGCCGAAAGTGATCTTTGAAATAACCGCCATGCCGCTCATCGTTGCCGGCAGCGGTCACATCGTGGCCGACATTGTCAACCGGGCAGGAGGTGTTCTGCTCGCCCCGAGCCAGCGCAAACTGGTTCGTTTCAACCCGGAATCGGTCCTCGCCCGGCAGCCGGATGTCTACATCTACCAGGTTGGACCGATGAACAAGAATCCCCTCCCGCCCGCGGAACGTGGTCCGCTGAAGCGACTTGATGCCCGGTTTCTGCGGGTCGACGAACTGCTCTTCTCCCGCGCCAACACGCACAGTTTCGACAATGTCCTGAAACTCAACCGCTACTTCCGGGAGGCCAGCAACGGATGA
- a CDS encoding ABC transporter ATP-binding protein: protein MAELSVDRLHFRRGRFTLELDRLQIAPGEKVAILGENGCGKTTLLQLLAGLLPPSGGRVRYDNEPLQKIPMIRRARLFALLPQFSDVIFPFSVFEVVLFGRFPHRQGNAFSAEDRQLSTEMLARFDLEDLTERPFNQLSGGEKRRVMLARVLNQQAPLLYLDEPNAGLDIRHALEIFSLLRERPETIVAPVHDINLAHRFFDRFLLLKEGRLLADVHRAQLTPALLTETYNVQVATGTAAFLFQH, encoded by the coding sequence ATGGCTGAACTGAGCGTCGACAGGCTGCACTTCCGACGGGGACGGTTCACCCTGGAACTGGACCGGCTGCAAATCGCCCCGGGAGAGAAGGTCGCCATCCTCGGAGAAAACGGCTGCGGCAAAACGACCCTGCTGCAGCTGCTCGCCGGACTGCTGCCGCCATCCGGAGGGCGGGTGCGATACGACAACGAGCCGCTGCAGAAAATCCCCATGATCCGGCGGGCGCGGCTGTTCGCCCTGCTGCCCCAGTTCAGTGACGTTATCTTCCCGTTCAGCGTCTTCGAAGTGGTGCTGTTCGGCCGCTTCCCCCATCGGCAGGGGAATGCCTTCAGCGCCGAGGACCGGCAGCTGAGTACGGAGATGCTGGCCCGGTTCGACCTGGAGGACCTCACCGAACGGCCGTTCAACCAGCTCTCCGGGGGAGAGAAACGCCGGGTGATGCTGGCCCGGGTCCTCAACCAGCAGGCTCCGCTGCTCTATCTCGATGAGCCGAACGCCGGCCTCGACATCCGCCATGCCCTGGAAATTTTTTCCCTGCTCAGAGAGCGGCCGGAAACCATCGTCGCGCCGGTCCACGACATCAATCTCGCACACCGCTTTTTCGACCGCTTTCTGCTGCTGAAAGAGGGGCGCCTGCTGGCCGACGTACACCGGGCGCAACTGACCCCCGCACTGCTTACGGAGACTTACAATGTCCAAGTTGCTACTGGTACTGCTGCTTTTCTGTTTCAGCACTGA
- a CDS encoding sirohydrochlorin cobaltochelatase, whose amino-acid sequence MKKSVVFTVALAFLLSTQMVQAAEYKVVHKNGIVLAMFGTTVEPALQGLLNIRDKMKKAYPETPVRFAFTSNIIRKIWQKRAADPAYIKAHPNIPPEILHVQGPLATIANFQDDGYDTLVVQPTHIAPAEEFLDLTAYVDALASIDTIKKKFKPFNKLVIGRPMLGTFGVEHPYAEDIKTAVRAMREDVDRARKNGAALVYMGHGNDHFPSGGSYLQFEHEMNKVYPDVKTVIGTVEGYPAVEQVLETLKRSGVKKVVIRAFMIVAGDHATNDMAGPEKDSWKSIFEKEGIEVLPYLHGMGENDRVADIFVRHAADAAADAGIVLK is encoded by the coding sequence ATGAAAAAGTCGGTTGTTTTTACGGTCGCCCTTGCTTTTCTTTTGTCCACCCAGATGGTTCAGGCAGCGGAGTATAAAGTTGTGCACAAAAACGGAATTGTTCTGGCAATGTTCGGCACGACGGTTGAACCGGCGCTGCAGGGGCTGCTCAACATCCGGGATAAAATGAAAAAAGCCTATCCCGAGACCCCGGTTCGTTTTGCTTTCACCTCAAACATCATCCGGAAAATCTGGCAGAAAAGGGCTGCCGATCCGGCCTACATCAAGGCCCATCCGAATATCCCGCCGGAGATTCTTCATGTCCAGGGACCGCTGGCCACCATCGCCAATTTCCAGGATGACGGCTATGACACCCTGGTGGTGCAGCCCACCCATATTGCCCCTGCCGAGGAATTTCTTGACCTGACCGCCTATGTGGATGCCCTGGCATCCATTGACACCATCAAGAAAAAATTCAAGCCGTTCAACAAACTGGTTATCGGCCGCCCCATGCTGGGAACGTTCGGGGTTGAACACCCTTATGCCGAAGATATCAAAACAGCAGTCAGGGCGATGCGGGAGGATGTGGACCGGGCAAGAAAAAATGGTGCCGCGCTGGTCTACATGGGCCATGGCAATGATCATTTTCCCTCGGGTGGCTCCTACCTGCAGTTCGAACACGAGATGAACAAGGTTTATCCCGACGTCAAAACCGTCATCGGCACGGTTGAGGGCTACCCGGCAGTCGAGCAGGTCCTGGAGACGTTGAAAAGATCAGGGGTCAAAAAGGTGGTGATCCGAGCCTTTATGATCGTTGCCGGCGATCATGCCACCAATGATATGGCCGGTCCGGAGAAGGATTCATGGAAATCCATCTTTGAAAAAGAAGGGATCGAGGTTCTTCCCTACCTGCACGGCATGGGAGAGAATGACCGGGTCGCGGATATCTTCGTCAGGCACGCTGCTGATGCTGCCGCGGATGCGGGCATTGTCCTGAAATAG
- the cobI gene encoding precorrin-2 C(20)-methyltransferase — MNPASPALSGHFYAVGVGPGAPDLLTLRAARIIESADLVIVPRARGADRSLALETIRPFLRDQQLLCVSYPMQRNDQATRARWQELAAQVTDHCRQGRAVVQATLGDPLIFATSSYLMQGLTEQLPRERIHVVPGISAFQTGASRFGVPLTLQEDRLTLMSATDMELVAGALDHCETLVLYKAGGMISALRKLLKERGLLGSARLVSCIEQGNGELLIDNLETWQPVPLSYMSTLIVHVGRQGWRPGNGNEKLRDDSA; from the coding sequence ATGAATCCAGCCAGCCCCGCCCTGTCCGGGCACTTCTACGCCGTCGGCGTCGGTCCCGGCGCTCCGGACCTGCTGACTCTGCGCGCCGCCCGGATCATCGAGAGCGCCGATCTGGTGATTGTTCCCCGCGCCCGGGGAGCCGATCGCAGCCTGGCCCTGGAGACGATCCGGCCGTTCCTGCGGGATCAGCAACTGCTCTGTGTCAGCTATCCCATGCAGCGCAATGATCAGGCCACCCGCGCCCGCTGGCAGGAGCTGGCCGCGCAGGTGACGGACCATTGCCGGCAGGGACGTGCCGTGGTCCAGGCAACCCTCGGCGACCCCCTGATCTTTGCCACCAGTTCCTACCTCATGCAGGGGCTGACGGAACAGCTCCCCCGGGAGCGAATTCACGTGGTCCCCGGAATCAGCGCTTTTCAGACCGGCGCCAGCCGTTTCGGCGTCCCCCTCACTCTGCAGGAGGATCGCCTGACCCTGATGTCGGCCACCGACATGGAACTGGTTGCCGGGGCGCTGGACCATTGCGAGACCCTGGTACTCTACAAGGCCGGCGGGATGATCAGCGCTCTCCGCAAGCTCCTGAAAGAACGCGGCCTGCTCGGCTCCGCCCGACTGGTCAGCTGCATCGAGCAGGGCAACGGCGAACTGCTGATCGACAATCTCGAGACCTGGCAACCGGTCCCGCTCAGCTACATGAGCACTCTCATTGTGCATGTGGGCCGGCAGGGCTGGCGGCCGGGAAACGGCAATGAAAAGCTCCGCGACGACAGCGCATGA
- a CDS encoding FecCD family ABC transporter permease, with protein MKRLLWFLFVLTLIGSCLLGSTTIHPFNLTAVERDILFGLRLPRVLFSAVIGAMLGLSGSVYQLTLKNPLADSFTTGAASSAALGAVLAIALGIPLSLVPLVALLTGLGGLLLVYRLARRDGFINPVSMILAGIVMNIVASAVISFSKYYFEDSLSSIVFWLMGGFFVVDWEKLLVCVTVFAVAYLLFTRRALQLNLLALDEHSAQTLGVNVHRLRSFAFVIATLLVAVAVSHTGIIGFVGLIVPHIARSLFGSDMRHNLFYSSLLGALLLTAADTLARIIIPGGAELPVGIVTALLGGGFFLYLLQTRRERFWHG; from the coding sequence ATGAAACGGCTGCTCTGGTTCCTCTTCGTTCTGACCCTGATCGGCTCCTGCCTGCTCGGTTCGACAACCATCCATCCCTTCAATCTGACGGCGGTGGAACGGGACATCCTGTTCGGACTGCGGCTGCCGCGGGTACTGTTCAGCGCCGTGATCGGTGCCATGCTCGGCCTGTCGGGGAGCGTCTACCAGCTGACCCTGAAAAATCCCCTGGCCGACAGTTTCACCACCGGGGCAGCATCCTCGGCCGCCCTGGGCGCGGTCCTCGCCATCGCCCTGGGCATTCCCCTGTCGCTGGTGCCGCTGGTTGCCCTGCTGACCGGGCTGGGCGGGCTGCTGCTGGTCTATCGCCTGGCCCGCAGGGACGGCTTCATCAACCCGGTAAGCATGATCCTGGCCGGGATTGTCATGAACATCGTCGCCTCGGCGGTGATCAGTTTTTCCAAGTATTATTTCGAGGATTCCCTGTCCTCGATCGTCTTCTGGTTGATGGGCGGATTTTTCGTCGTCGACTGGGAAAAGCTGCTGGTCTGTGTGACGGTTTTTGCCGTCGCCTACCTGCTGTTCACCCGCCGGGCCCTGCAGCTCAACCTGCTGGCTCTCGACGAACATTCGGCTCAGACCCTGGGCGTCAACGTCCATCGGTTGCGCAGCTTTGCCTTTGTCATCGCCACCCTGCTGGTCGCCGTCGCCGTCAGCCACACCGGCATCATCGGCTTCGTCGGCCTGATCGTTCCGCACATCGCCCGCAGCCTGTTCGGCAGCGACATGCGCCACAACCTCTTCTATTCCTCTCTGCTCGGCGCCCTGCTGCTGACCGCCGCCGACACCCTGGCCCGCATCATCATCCCCGGCGGTGCCGAACTGCCGGTCGGCATCGTCACCGCCCTGCTCGGCGGCGGGTTTTTCCTCTACCTGCTGCAGACCCGCCGGGAAAGGTTCTGGCATGGCTGA
- a CDS encoding CDGSH iron-sulfur domain-containing protein, translating to MTKPNTDAGMPIAITLDPGTYDRCACGGSQNLPFCDGSHSSDGPRPIRFKITRRQKVYLCSCGKTGNRPFCDGGCGFSPDSES from the coding sequence ATGACCAAGCCCAACACCGATGCCGGTATGCCGATCGCCATCACTCTTGACCCGGGAACCTACGATCGCTGCGCCTGTGGCGGTTCGCAGAACCTGCCCTTCTGTGACGGCAGTCACTCCTCTGACGGTCCCCGGCCGATCCGCTTCAAGATCACCCGGCGGCAGAAGGTTTATCTCTGCAGCTGCGGCAAAACCGGCAATCGGCCCTTCTGTGACGGGGGCTGCGGGTTCAGTCCCGACAGCGAAAGCTGA
- a CDS encoding ABC transporter permease, whose translation MLNGVRGIYLREILILRRKLVKTVLSAAVSPGLFLIAFGYGIGSNARVDGLSYLAFLLPGLLTMSSMNQSYGIATEINIARFYFKVFEEYLLAPIRRWEIVVGEMSYGITRGLIPVLVIACYSLLCGVQLHFGPLFLLALLLHLGIFALLGLVVALLVRNHSDQATMNAFLITPIMFLSGTFFPVAQMPLPVRLLAALSPLTYSTRLIRSTLLPGAAVETGLFPVLLIMLVGLFLLAGRVVARVQA comes from the coding sequence ATGCTGAACGGCGTCCGGGGCATCTATCTGCGGGAGATCCTGATCCTGCGCAGGAAGCTGGTCAAGACCGTACTCTCGGCTGCCGTTTCACCGGGACTGTTCCTGATCGCCTTCGGCTACGGCATCGGCAGCAACGCCCGGGTGGACGGATTGAGCTACCTGGCCTTTCTGCTGCCGGGGCTGCTGACCATGAGCAGCATGAACCAGAGTTACGGCATCGCCACCGAAATCAACATCGCCCGCTTCTACTTCAAGGTGTTCGAAGAATACCTGCTGGCACCGATCCGACGCTGGGAAATCGTGGTCGGCGAGATGAGCTACGGTATCACCAGGGGACTGATCCCGGTGCTGGTCATCGCCTGCTACAGCCTGCTGTGCGGTGTGCAACTGCACTTCGGACCACTGTTTCTGCTGGCGCTGCTGCTGCACCTCGGCATCTTCGCCCTGCTCGGGCTGGTGGTCGCCCTGCTGGTACGCAACCACAGCGACCAGGCGACCATGAACGCCTTTCTGATCACGCCGATCATGTTTCTCTCCGGCACCTTCTTTCCGGTGGCGCAGATGCCGCTTCCGGTTCGTCTGCTGGCCGCTCTCTCGCCGCTGACCTACTCAACGCGACTGATACGCTCGACCCTGCTGCCGGGGGCTGCGGTCGAAACCGGGCTGTTTCCGGTGCTGCTGATCATGCTGGTCGGCCTGTTTCTGCTCGCCGGCCGGGTGGTCGCCAGGGTGCAGGCATGA
- a CDS encoding ferritin-like domain-containing protein, which yields MGTRGREIIGLDADELLKTLNKAFADEWLAYYQYWLGAKIAKGPMKDAIIAELLQHATEELAHAELVSNRIIQLGGTPLTTPKDWFKWTNCGYDAPDNPFVRALLEQNIKAEQCAISVYDRLMKLTEGKDPITYNIALQIIEQEVEHEEDLQALLEDLDLMIQPPR from the coding sequence ATGGGAACCAGGGGAAGAGAAATCATCGGTCTGGATGCCGATGAACTGCTGAAAACTCTCAACAAGGCCTTCGCCGACGAGTGGCTGGCCTATTACCAGTACTGGCTCGGGGCCAAGATCGCCAAGGGGCCGATGAAGGATGCCATCATCGCCGAACTGCTGCAGCACGCCACCGAGGAACTGGCACACGCCGAGCTGGTTTCCAACCGCATCATCCAGCTGGGCGGCACGCCGCTGACCACCCCCAAAGACTGGTTCAAGTGGACCAACTGCGGCTACGACGCCCCCGACAACCCCTTTGTCCGCGCCCTCCTGGAACAGAACATCAAGGCCGAGCAATGCGCCATCAGCGTCTATGACCGCCTGATGAAGCTGACCGAAGGCAAGGATCCGATCACCTACAACATCGCCCTGCAGATCATCGAACAGGAGGTTGAGCACGAAGAAGACCTGCAGGCCCTGCTGGAAGACCTCGATCTGATGATCCAACCTCCGCGCTGA
- a CDS encoding ABC transporter ATP-binding protein, with amino-acid sequence MQAEIEVIDLCRRFGKTRAVDGISFRVARGELFAFLGPNGAGKTTTINLLTGLLSPDRGHIRYRGEDFDPGRLAVKKMIGVVPQHNNLDKELTVRENLRVHGRLFGLGGRELSERINFCLDFAALNEKRDTPAGKLSGGMKRKLVIARALLHKPTILFLDEPTVGLDPHSRRRMWAFLRRINQEQQCTVFLTTHYIEEADSLADRVMIIDRARIIAEGTPAELKQQAGHFVLDIYREESLDNEFFTTREAALERLKQLEMSVRIRETTLEDVFLRLTGKRLEARC; translated from the coding sequence ATGCAAGCTGAAATCGAAGTCATCGACCTCTGCCGCCGATTCGGGAAAACCCGCGCGGTCGACGGAATCAGCTTCCGGGTCGCCCGGGGGGAATTGTTCGCCTTTCTCGGCCCCAACGGTGCCGGGAAGACCACGACGATCAATCTGCTGACCGGGCTGCTCTCTCCGGATCGCGGGCACATCCGTTATCGTGGAGAAGACTTCGACCCGGGACGACTGGCCGTCAAAAAAATGATCGGCGTCGTGCCCCAGCACAATAACCTCGACAAGGAACTGACGGTCCGTGAGAACCTGCGGGTTCACGGCCGTTTGTTCGGCCTTGGCGGACGGGAGCTCAGCGAACGGATCAATTTCTGCCTCGACTTCGCCGCCCTGAACGAAAAACGCGACACCCCGGCCGGCAAACTCTCCGGCGGCATGAAGCGCAAACTGGTCATCGCCCGCGCCCTGCTCCATAAGCCGACGATCCTGTTTCTCGACGAACCGACGGTCGGCCTCGACCCGCACAGCCGGCGCCGCATGTGGGCCTTTCTGCGTCGCATCAACCAGGAACAGCAGTGTACGGTTTTTCTCACCACCCACTATATCGAAGAAGCCGACAGCCTCGCCGACCGGGTCATGATCATCGATCGGGCACGGATTATCGCCGAAGGCACCCCGGCCGAGCTGAAACAGCAGGCCGGTCATTTCGTCCTCGACATCTACCGGGAAGAGTCCCTGGACAACGAATTTTTCACCACCCGGGAAGCGGCCCTCGAACGACTGAAACAACTGGAGATGTCGGTGCGCATCCGTGAGACCACCCTTGAAGATGTCTTTCTGCGCCTGACCGGCAAACGGCTGGAGGCACGATGCTGA